One genomic segment of Rivularia sp. PCC 7116 includes these proteins:
- a CDS encoding helix-turn-helix domain-containing protein has protein sequence MSNPTYKLHQLQQILDYIDAHLDKDIKLADLARLLDISQFHFSHLFKQSIGMSPYQYLLQQRVERAKLLLKQKDRLIVDIALECGFSSHSHLSRKFRQLTGITPKQYRVG, from the coding sequence GTGTCTAACCCAACCTACAAACTGCATCAATTACAGCAAATTTTAGATTATATTGATGCACATTTAGATAAAGATATCAAACTTGCCGATTTAGCCCGGTTGCTCGACATTAGTCAATTTCACTTCAGCCATTTATTCAAACAGTCAATCGGCATGTCTCCCTACCAATATTTACTTCAGCAACGGGTAGAAAGAGCCAAACTATTGTTGAAACAAAAAGATAGATTAATTGTAGATATTGCTTTAGAATGTGGTTTCAGCAGCCACAGCCATTTAAGTAGAAAATTTCGCCAATTAACCGGGATAACACCCAAGCAATATAGAGTGGGTTAG
- a CDS encoding helix-turn-helix domain-containing protein — MKNPDIQAKISCPFQTWENIRVQQFQHPAGEGNCLFPDEHVISLSLSPRPVRLLQIHGDDSYTGLYGQGYMSITPANTPFFARWDSYDNYLQIRVKTQFIENVARETLEKDPNRLQLISEFRTQSPQIEAIAMMLFAELQQQNSANGLYIDSLTNVLAVNLLRQHAATKPQLTTYEGGLPLHQLQQILDYIDAHLDKDIKLADLARLLDISQFHFSHLFKQSIGMSPYQYLLQQRVERAKLLLKQKDRLIVDIALECGFSSHSHLSRKFRQLTGITPKQYRVG, encoded by the coding sequence ATGAAAAATCCAGATATACAAGCGAAAATATCTTGTCCATTCCAAACCTGGGAAAATATTCGAGTTCAACAATTCCAACATCCTGCGGGAGAGGGTAATTGTCTTTTCCCCGACGAACATGTCATAAGTTTATCTCTGTCTCCTCGTCCAGTTCGTTTGCTACAAATTCATGGAGATGACAGCTACACGGGATTATATGGACAAGGATATATGTCAATTACACCCGCAAATACACCTTTTTTTGCTCGGTGGGATAGTTACGATAATTACTTACAAATTCGGGTAAAAACTCAATTTATAGAAAACGTCGCCAGAGAAACTTTAGAAAAAGACCCAAACCGACTACAATTAATATCGGAATTTCGCACTCAAAGTCCGCAAATTGAAGCAATCGCCATGATGCTATTCGCAGAATTGCAGCAACAAAATTCAGCTAACGGACTATATATTGATTCCCTAACCAACGTCTTAGCAGTCAATTTACTCAGACAGCACGCAGCCACCAAACCTCAGCTAACAACTTACGAGGGTGGCTTACCACTGCATCAATTACAGCAAATTTTAGATTATATTGATGCACATTTAGATAAAGATATCAAACTTGCCGATTTAGCCCGGTTGCTCGACATTAGTCAATTTCACTTCAGCCATTTATTCAAGCAGTCAATCGGCATGTCTCCCTACCAATATTTACTTCAGCAACGGGTAGAAAGAGCCAAACTATTGTTGAAACAAAAAGACAGATTAATTGTAGATATTGCTTTAGAATGTGGTTTCAGCAGCCACAGCCATTTAAGTAGAAAATTTCGCCAATTAACCGGGATAACACCCAAGCAATATAGAGTGGGTTAG
- a CDS encoding NAD(P)-dependent oxidoreductase: MNLLIFGATGSVGCLVVEQALEKGHMVTAFVRNPEKLDIKHENLQVVKGDVMDTNSVEKAVQGKDAVVCVLGAGKKTKGTIRSEGTQQIIKAMEKAGIQRLICQSTLGAGDSWENLNFFWKYIMFGFLLRDVFKDHEKQEDYVKQSKLNWTIIRPSAFIDGEQTGNYRHGFSGDDQTSKLKISRADVADFILKQLTDKSYLYKTPALSY; the protein is encoded by the coding sequence ATGAATTTACTTATTTTTGGCGCGACAGGAAGTGTAGGTTGTTTGGTTGTTGAGCAGGCACTTGAAAAGGGACATATGGTAACTGCTTTTGTACGCAATCCTGAAAAACTCGATATCAAACATGAAAATCTCCAGGTAGTGAAAGGAGATGTCATGGATACAAATTCAGTGGAGAAAGCGGTACAAGGTAAAGATGCAGTGGTTTGTGTATTGGGAGCGGGTAAGAAAACAAAGGGAACAATTCGCTCGGAAGGTACGCAACAGATTATTAAGGCTATGGAAAAAGCAGGTATCCAACGCCTTATCTGTCAATCAACCCTTGGTGCTGGGGATAGTTGGGAGAATCTCAACTTCTTTTGGAAATATATCATGTTTGGATTCCTCTTGCGAGATGTATTTAAAGACCATGAAAAGCAAGAGGATTATGTTAAGCAAAGTAAATTAAACTGGACTATTATTCGCCCTTCAGCTTTTATAGATGGGGAGCAAACTGGTAATTACAGACATGGTTTTTCTGGTGACGATCAAACTTCAAAATTGAAAATTTCTCGTGCTGATGTTGCTGATTTCATCTTAAAGCAATTGACTGATAAATCCTATCTTTACAAAACACCAGCTTTGTCCTATTAA
- a CDS encoding nucleoside recognition domain-containing protein — translation MAQSNSPSQKPSAINIVFVGFIVVAVIFAAYTNNMEAVTEASFELAKTAVNLSIGLIGVMALWLGLVRVLEAGGLMYTIAKVLKPLMVKLFPDVPATHPAMGAIILNISANMLGLGNAATPFGIKAMVELNKINPLKGTATNAMCLFLAINTSSVTLLPLNVIGVRAAANSENPAAIWIPTLIATLCSTFVGVSVALWLGRRSKKSEVAPLESDSIAEAENTETEAEGFEEPDYSHLLYPVGKTSQIIAWLFILGFLGSWVYGVIKAGSLGGFFNQDFLSHWLMPALILLIVTYGVGRGVKVYEAVTEGAKQGFNIAISVIPFLVAILVAIGMFRASGAMEVIAKALNPITSLIKLPAEVLPMALIRPLSGGGAFGIMSEVVEKAPDSYSAFVASTMMGSTETTFYVLAVYFGAVGITRIRHALVAALLADATGLIAACFLSSIFYQG, via the coding sequence ATGGCTCAATCAAACTCACCATCACAAAAACCAAGCGCAATTAATATTGTTTTTGTTGGTTTTATTGTAGTTGCAGTTATTTTTGCAGCTTATACCAATAATATGGAAGCTGTTACAGAAGCTAGTTTTGAGTTGGCTAAAACAGCTGTTAATTTATCTATTGGTTTAATTGGAGTTATGGCTCTGTGGCTGGGTTTAGTGCGCGTTTTGGAAGCTGGTGGTTTAATGTATACTATTGCAAAAGTTCTTAAACCTTTGATGGTAAAACTGTTTCCCGATGTACCAGCAACTCATCCAGCAATGGGAGCAATAATTCTTAATATTTCTGCAAATATGTTGGGTTTGGGAAACGCTGCGACTCCCTTCGGAATTAAAGCAATGGTTGAGCTGAATAAAATCAATCCCTTGAAAGGTACTGCCACAAATGCTATGTGTTTGTTTCTAGCAATTAACACTTCTAGCGTAACTTTACTACCTTTAAATGTAATTGGTGTCAGGGCTGCGGCTAATAGCGAAAATCCGGCGGCGATTTGGATACCTACTTTAATTGCAACTTTATGCTCTACATTTGTTGGTGTTTCAGTTGCTTTGTGGTTGGGTAGAAGAAGTAAAAAATCGGAAGTTGCACCATTAGAATCAGATTCGATTGCAGAAGCTGAAAATACAGAAACAGAAGCAGAAGGATTTGAAGAGCCAGATTATTCTCATCTTCTTTATCCTGTAGGAAAAACTTCTCAAATTATTGCTTGGTTGTTTATTCTGGGATTTCTTGGAAGTTGGGTTTATGGAGTCATCAAGGCTGGTAGTCTTGGAGGATTTTTCAACCAAGATTTCCTTTCCCATTGGCTAATGCCCGCTCTTATCCTACTAATTGTAACTTATGGAGTGGGAAGGGGAGTAAAAGTTTATGAAGCAGTCACCGAAGGAGCCAAACAGGGATTTAATATTGCTATTAGCGTAATTCCTTTTTTAGTAGCAATTTTAGTAGCAATTGGCATGTTTCGGGCATCGGGAGCAATGGAAGTGATTGCTAAGGCTTTAAATCCTATTACTAGCTTAATTAAACTTCCGGCAGAAGTACTCCCGATGGCTTTAATACGTCCCCTCTCTGGTGGAGGTGCATTCGGAATCATGAGCGAAGTTGTGGAGAAAGCCCCAGATTCTTACAGTGCTTTTGTAGCTTCCACCATGATGGGAAGTACTGAAACGACTTTTTATGTACTTGCAGTTTATTTTGGTGCCGTAGGAATTACTCGCATTCGTCATGCTTTGGTTGCCGCTTTATTAGCTGATGCAACTGGGTTAATTGCTGCTTGTTTTCTATCTTCTATCTTTTATCAGGGTTAG